The sequence TTCAACTAGGGAGGAAAATAATACATATGTTTTTTATATTTAAAGACTTTTCTCTAAGGTTTAGGGAACCTTTTTTCGTTTTTCTCTATTTTTTTAATGATAGCATCAGCCACATCAATATCCAGGCTATTTGAAAATGATAGACAGTAAATCATGATATCGGCTATTTCCTCTTTTATATTATCAAAATCCCCTGTGTCCTTTATATTTCTACTTTCATGGATATCTATCCACTGAAATTCTTCCATAAGCTCAGCTGCCTCTATGGAGATGCTCATTGCTAAGTTTTTGGGGCTATGGTACTGCTCCCAATTTCTATCCCCAACAAATTTCTTAACCCTACCTTTAAGTTCACTTAACGTAACACTACTATCCTTCAAAACTATCAACTCCTTGTCTATTATTAAACGAAAATGTTTTTTTAAAATTAAGGCTTTCATTTTTGAATTTTATCCGAAAGCTTTAATAATTACTTATTTCACATACAATTTTATCATTAAAGTAAAATATGGTAAAATACAAGACAGAAA comes from Alkalicella caledoniensis and encodes:
- a CDS encoding nucleotide pyrophosphohydrolase, whose protein sequence is MKDSSVTLSELKGRVKKFVGDRNWEQYHSPKNLAMSISIEAAELMEEFQWIDIHESRNIKDTGDFDNIKEEIADIMIYCLSFSNSLDIDVADAIIKKIEKNEKRFPKP